The Zygotorulaspora mrakii chromosome 3, complete sequence genome includes a region encoding these proteins:
- the HTA2 gene encoding histone H2A (similar to Saccharomyces cerevisiae HTA2 (YBL003C); ancestral locus Anc_3.208) produces the protein MSGKGGKAGSAAKATQSRSAKAGLTFPVGRVHRLLRKGNYAQRIGSGAPVYLTAVLEYLAAEILELAGNAARDNKKTRIIPRHLQLAIRNDDELNKLLGNVTIAQGGVLPNIHQNLLPKKSAKTTKASQEL, from the coding sequence atgTCCGGTAAAGGTGGTAAAGCTGGTTCTGCTGCTAAAGCTACACAATCGAGATCTGCTAAGGCTGGTTTGACTTTCCCAGTTGGTAGAGTCCATAGGCTTTTGAGAAAAGGTAATTATGCTCAGAGAATTGGTTCTGGTGCTCCTGTGTACTTGACAGCAGTTTTGGAATATTTAGCTGCTGAAATTTTAGAATTGGCTGGTAACGCCGCAAGAGATAATaagaaaacaagaattATCCCAAGGCATTTGCAACTGGCGATCagaaatgatgatgaattgaataaattATTAGGTAACGTTACCATAGCTCAAGGTGGTGTTCTGCCAAACATCCATCAAAACCTTCTACCAAAAAAGTCTGCAAAGACAACGAAAGCTTCTCAAGAGCTGTAA
- the RMD1 gene encoding Rmd1p (similar to Saccharomyces cerevisiae RMD1 (YDL001W); ancestral locus Anc_3.209): MSDIRNRKELEPLIQMPLSSTVGRSSSDKKAPPGHIPSNLPKSRSKTAEYGYGIAGTPKGQVPEKQMRAGAQRTSRTAQKLKLLPEEPFQRDNGSQELRDRDVYSQVDRITDKPARRDAEKLGKGHRHLLPRATAYCTSSSYHMRDLIRWLKDCKKLHHTHPKLFDECLYTPFMYNDWRGDKRFEHEDVIRLDDEGGEINVSDKQPDLFIFEYGVIVLWGFTEREEKAFLNDLERFEKEKLAVEDVQVEQFNYYVTQSYQPRIYNDFITLRDGSNYMIKLSISHAIAQSVKISLFEELVDNTIEDTQDIPQEIASSGKVSMSKEDIMKSIGELFILRININLHGSVLDSPEIMWSEPQLEPIYHATRGYLEINQRVALLNQRLEVISDLLQMLKEQLGHSHEEYLEYIVIILVGVELFISIINIGVDLVSNKK; this comes from the coding sequence ATGTCAGATATTCGAAATCGAAAAGAGCTAGAGCCTTTGATACAAATGCCGCTGTCTAGTACGGTGGGACGATCGTCCTCTGATAAAAAAGCTCCTCCAGGTCATATTCCTTCAAATCTACCCAAAAGCAGATCGAAGACTGCTGAGTATGGGTACGGAATCGCAGGAACTCCCAAGGGCCAGGTGCCAGAGAAACAAATGCGAGCGGGCGCACAAAGAACTTCACGGACAGCACAGAAACTAAAATTGTTGCCTGAGGAACCATTTCAAAGGGATAATGGCAGTCAAGAATTGCGTGATAGAGATGTGTATTCACAAGTGGACAGAATAACGGATAAGCCTGCCAGGCGAGATGCTGAAAAGTTAGGCAAAGGGCATAGACATTTACTACCAAGAGCCACGGCATACTGCACCTCTAGTAGTTATCATATGAGAGATTTAATACGCTGGCTAAAAGACTGTAAAAAGTTACATCATACACATCCAAAACTATTTGATGAGTGCCTTTATACACCATTCATGTACAACGATTGGAGAGGTGACAAAAGATTTGAACATGAAGACGTGATCAGATTGGATGATGAAGGCGGTGAAATCAATGTCAGCGATAAGCAGCCAGatttgtttatttttgaatatggGGTTATAGTATTGTGGGGTTTCACAGAAAGAGAGGAGAAGGCATTTCTTAACGATCTTGAGaggtttgaaaaagaaaagctgGCAGTAGAAGATGTTCAAGTTGAACAATTTAACTACTATGTTACTCAAAGTTATCAACCAAGAATTTATAACGATTTCATCACCTTAAGAGACGGATCCAACTATATGATAAAGCTTTCAATATCTCATGCCATTGCTCAGAGTGTTAAAATTTCCCTTTTTGAAGAGTTGGTGGACAATACTATTGAAGACACGCAAGACATTCCTCAAGAAATCGCATCCAGTGGTAAAGTGTCAATGAGTAAAGAAGATATTATGAAAAGTATCGGGGAACTGTTCATCTTGCGAATAAATATTAATTTACATGGATCAGTACTTGATTCTCCTGAAATTATGTGGTCAGAACCACAACTGGAACCAATTTACCATGCTACAAGAGGTTATTTAGAGATAAATCAAAGAGTAGCTTTATTGAATCAGAGACTTGAAGTTATTTCTGATCTGTTACAGATGTTGAAAGAACAATTAGGGCACTCGCATGAGGAATATTTGGAGTATATCGTTATTATATTGGTTGGCGTTGAGCTTTTCATATCTATAATAAATATCGGCGTTGATCTGGTATCTAACaagaaatga